In Lathyrus oleraceus cultivar Zhongwan6 chromosome 2, CAAS_Psat_ZW6_1.0, whole genome shotgun sequence, the DNA window AAGGAGTTGACAGAGTCGAAGAAGATTGACTTAGCCTAGTTACTTTGTGATTACTTGGAGTGCAAGTAATCTCGTATATAAATATAGATGACCTCTTTTTCATTTGTATTGAGTGAGAATATCAAGTTGTTTGTACTAGCATTATGTAGCTTTTAGAAATCACAGTTGTGATTAATGCACATTGTAACAAACACATTGAGTGTAGTTTGCACAATAATacattcatcttcttcatccataaTTTATCTTTTCTCTCATTTCAAATTATATTATTTTCTTCTTTCAATTCTCTGCGTAGTATATAACCATCTTGCAACCAATGAATGATTGTTTCACCTGAGTAAAGGGTGAAAAACAAGAGGCGTGATCAATCATAAAGATTGATTCGATTAACTTCAAGATTTGAGTTTTTCCAACAAAAGTGACACTTTCAATATAATATTGACATGATTGAAATACGACGAAAGAattgaaaattttcaaaacaGAGTGATCAAGCAATATGAGTGTAATTAGTTTCAAGCGTGACGTGATATGTTGTTTTTAGATTCTTTTTCTATAAATTATAAAGCAAGTTTAGTCattagtgtttcaaatttttaAGAGGCATATGCATATTTTGATACCATAAAGAGGATAACACGAAGACTATAATTAGGGAGTCATCCCCTAATCAATGTCCTTGCTTTTCAATTATAATAGTCATAAATCTCTTAAGGATGAATGATTAGTTCTCTTAAATAAGGTTTCTTTTTTACCACTTCAAACGTCTTTGCCACCAACATTGTCCAAAAGTGGCACACTAAAGAGAGAATGGTGCAATGCGCTAAGTTATGAGGAATAGTGCATTTCAAACATTAATATTGTGCcaaaaagagaagaagaaaaacCAATGCTCCAACTTTTGGCGCAATGTGTCTAGAAATTAGAGCAATGTGCTAGTAATCACATTAATGAGCTAGCACATATCCCAAGTTTAAAACCCCCAAAATAATcaaattgagagagagagagattacTTTCTAAATCATTTAAGGAAGAAATAGAACCTCAATTTCCAACTTCTTCTTTGAGAATTGCTAGTATGAAGCCTTCTTCTCAACATGAGTTTATCATCTTTCAAGCTTGACAAACTTTTTTCAAACATAGCAAACTAATTATTTTAAGTCTATTTAGGTAAAATGCAAGGTCAAGCCTTTTAGGTCTATCAAGTCAAAATAATTTTGATGTTATAAATTCTCTAAAAGTATATTGATAATGTATTTCCTTATATAGTAAACATGAATTGAGTTAATATTAACATAATATATAGAATAAACAATTTAAAGCTAAAACATTCCACAAACTTTTGTTGATTTTCTTGTAAAGGAGACAATGTCCTTCCTCAACAACATTGTTCTTGTAATGAATAACCTCAAACATTTCAAATACATATTCTGCACATGAATTCAAATCTCaacatttgactttgtttcaTGTTGCTTGTTCCTTCCTTCCATTTTTGTTTATTTCATACTTCAGACATTTTCCCTTCGCCACCTTTAATTAATCCCAAAATTTGATCTTTTCTCTACAAACCCTTCTATGTCATGTTTCAAATTTTGATCCAAAAGCAACCTTATTTACACTTTTTGTCCTAAAGCATTGATTTTTAGCTATAAATCTTCATAATTTTGTTGAATTCTAATCTGGGTTTTTTCCATTTTCATACCTTCACTTAATCACTTTGAAGCTTTGATCTTGTATCTGATAAAAATCTCatcttttgattttgattttgtgTTATAATCATGGGTATTTGTTTGAGTAAAAAAGAATCAGACCCAGATCAAAGACAGGTTGATTCTAGTCATCGCAATCCCAATCCTAATTCCAATCACAATCACAATCACAATTCCAATCACAATCATAATTCCAATCATAATCATAATCACAAGAATAATGAACCCCATGTGAATCAATCAAAACCAAAAGCCCCTTCTCAACATGCCTCAAGTACAAAACATGCTCATAGATCAGACACAAACACAATTCTAGGTAAACAATTTGAAGATGTGAAACAAGTTTACACAATTGGGAAAGAATTGGGGAGAGGACAATTTGGTGTGACTTATAGATGCACTCAGAATTCAACTGGTTTGAAATATGCTTGCAAATCGATTTCGAAGAGGAAACTTGTTAGTACAGCTGATAAGGAAGATATAAAGAGAGAGGTACAACTCATGCAACATATGAGTGGACAACCAAATATTGTTGAGTTTAAAGGTGCTTATGAGGATAGAAATTCAGTTCATGTTGTTATGGAACTCTGTGCTGGGGGCGAACTTTTCGATAGGATTATTGCGAAAGGACATTATAGCGAACGAGCCGCGTCTTCGATTTGTAGACAGATTGTTAATGTTGTTCAGATTTGTCATTTCATGGGTGTGATGCATAGAGATTTGAAGCCAGAGAATTTCTTGCTGTCTAGTAAGGATGATAAGGCAATTATCAAGGTTACTGATTTTGGCTTGTCGATTTTCATCGAAGAAGGTAAACATTTGATTCATTCATTGGTTTTTCTTTCTTGTATCTTTTAGTAATGTTTATGAATTATATAGAATGTGAAGCATGTGAACTGTAGCATAATCTTGAAATTTTATTTTAGCTGCAATGCACAAACCTGATTTTATCGTCGAGATTGTAATGTGCTATAGTTTATCGCTCGCTGCAACCAATGCGTTATAGTGTTGCGATGCAGATTCTCTGGTGGGCATAGAAACACTGCAATTGCAGGGCTGCGATTGTGAATCATGATGTTGCAGCTGCATCGCGTGATGTATAGTTAAACTTTTTTTATAATTTATTCACAGGAAAGGTATATCGAGATATAGTCGGTAGTGCATATTATGTTGCGCCAGAAGTTCTACGTCGTAGATATGGGAAGGAAGTAGATATATGGAGTGCAGGAGTTATATTGTATATCTTACTTTGTGGCGTGCCGCCGTTTTGGGCAGGTAAAATCAACTGGTTCATTTGTATTTTTTCATTCTGGAATAATCACCTTGTACTATACCTGAACTTGTCTATTTTTTTCCCGATAAATTACGCTTTTTAGAGACGGAAAAGGGAATATTTGAGGCCATATTGCAAGGTCATATTGACTTTGAAAATCGTCCATGGCCAAGCATAACAAACAGTGCTAAGGACCTTGTTCGTAGGATGCTTATACAAGACCCGAAGAAACGCATCACTGCTACTCAGGTTCTAGGTAAGTCACTTCACTTCtattttgtttttgcttttgttgACGTATTTTTTCGAATGAAGAATTTTCTTCGGTACGGTTTTATAATTTCTCTAGTAACTGTTTTCTATGTATTGTATGGATTATCAGAGCATCCATGGCTTAAAGAAGGTGGAAGTGCTTCTGATAAGCCTATAGACAGTGCAGTACTTTCTAGAATGAAGCAATTCAGAGCGATGAATAAACTAAAAAAACTCGCCCTCAAGGTTAGTCCGGTTGCAATCTTCACGAACAGACATGTCGATAATTACGCACTGAGAGAAGAACTTAATGGATTTTGAAAACTCACTCAGGTAATTGCTGAAAATCTTTCTTCGGAAGAGATTCAAGGTTTGAAGGCAATGTTTACTAACATGGACACCGACAAAAGTGGTACGATCACATACGAGGAATTGAGAACAGGATTGCACAGACTCGGCTCAAAGCTTACCGAAGCTGAAGTTCGGCAGCTTATGGAAGCTGTAAGCCATTGCTGATTTACAACATTTGTTTTCTTCTCTATTTTTCGTATAATTAATTCTTCTAAAACTATATTCCTTCGCTTAAATTTAGGCTGATGTAGACGGAAATGGCACAATCGATTACATAGAATTCATCACTGCTACTATGCATCGACACAGGTTAGAAAGAGACGAACATCTTTACAAGGCCTTCAAGCATTTCGATAAAGACAATAGCGGGTAAGTACTTTCAACGGAATTTGAACAAATCTATTGTTATGTGATACAATATTTAGTACTAAATAATGTTGAATAGCTGCAATATAACACTATTGCGTAGCAGAATTTGAATGAACTGCTATTTTTCACGATCTAGGCTCGATAACACTTATGCTTTCCATGCGAATCTTTTGGTTATTTGGATTGTGTGTCGATATATTTTTGTTTGAATTCATCGCAGTTTTATTACAAGAGATGAACTGGAAACAGCCATGAAGGAATACGGTATGGGCGACGCAGACACAATCAAGGAAATTATATCCGAAGTTGATACCGATAATGTAAGGCTATTTGTTTCCTTACCTGGATTTGCTTTATTACGCAATTAGTACGGTGAACTAATCAGAGCCATCAGACGAAAATTGAACGACTCGCATACTTACCTCAAATGAAATACGAGTTGTCTAATGTTTCATCCGCCGGCTCTGATTGTTAGCTACACCATTTTTTAGCTATATCAAATCTAAGATTAAATTTTATCGGCACATTGCGGCTTTTAAAACTCGATGATATGATATATCTCAGGATGGTAGAATCAACTATGAAGAATTTTGTACAATGATGAGAAGTGGAGTTCATCAACAAGGCAAACTATTCTAAATCACACAATTATATCACTAGTTTGAATCTTCTGCGTCCAAGATCAGCTAATGAAAAAAGCTTAAACTTCTTTAGATGTGAAAAGTGCTTTCAAAAGTTTCATACATCATATCATAGGCATGTAAAGCATCTAATATAGATTTGTTTTCTATTCTTCTCTCATATTTCCccttttttgtttctttttaGTCTAGTTTTGAGCTCAGTAGCACCAACACCTCTGTAAAAAGGTCTCTCTATGTCCTAAACAGATACCGACACTTGTGATTACGTTTAATTTATACATTTTTGTAATTATTACCAGTGTTGATGTGTCAGTGTCGGTATCGTGTTTCTGATGTCTGTGCTTTATAGATTTTGCGTCATTTTGTAATTTGTTTTGGACAAACACTCATAAAGTATGAACTCACCTAGGAAAGGTGATTTTCTCATTAAGATTATATCAATTATACAAGATTTTTTATGCTTAATTATTTAATACAAGCATGCATGTAGAAAACACAAACATGAACTATAACCTTGATCAAAAACCATGAATCTTGATGTTATCCTTTCGGACGAGACCAGCATGAACAAGAAAGTGCGAAACATTCTTGCGCTGATCGCCTTGGAGTTGGATAATCTTGCCGAGATCCTTACAGTTGACGACGTTTCCGTTGCAACAAAACTCTTTCTTGAGATCCTTTAAGATCTTCTCATAGCTGAACTCCTTCTTCAGCCCTTGAACTGTGGTTAGGCTCTTCTTTCCATTCCGCTGCTGTATGCGAATATGCACATACTCTTTTGTACCCGGTGCATCTGATTCTTTGGCCTCCGCGAACGGGTCGAATGTGCTTGGGATTTGAATATCAACCATGTAAACTTTCTTTGTGGTTAACTCTTATGTAGCTGCAAAAGAAAAAACAAGAGTTATATTTCAATACGAGACGTTCGATCTTCATCTAACGAATGCGACTTCTTAAGAATGAACTTTATAGAGAAAGTTGGAAATGAAAGAGAGAGACAAACCTGAAGTATGCAGAGAGATAGGAAGGGTAGGAAAGAAAGAGAAGAGAGTTGGGGAGAATGAGAATGTGGAGATAGGTATATATATAGCAAGTGATGAAGGGTGTGTTAGATTTTGTGTATTATGTATGTGGAGATAGGTGAATGATGGTTGATAAACACTTAATTTAGGTGTTGGCGTGAAGAATATGAGATGCTTTTGGATGAATGGAGTATCATATTCTTGATGGGAATGACATGTGGTGCACAAGATAATTTTTGAGGTGGTAGTGGTAGAGAATGAGGGCAAAGAGAATCTAGACTCAATATTCATTTGGAGATTATGTTCCATCTTTTGGGTCTTGGTCATTGCAAGAATTCTCTCTTTTCAAAGTACTATTATATTGCATGTGCATATTATTTAAGGGTCATAATAAATTGTGCTCTAAGACCATAAGGGTACatattaaaaaattcataaataaatTTTTTGTGTTAGTTTCTGTCACAAAATTGCATGCAACATTGTGACCAGAAAAAACTTAAAACTAATTTTTTTTATCGGTTTAGTTAGTTTCTGTCATAAACGCGAGTTGTTTCAAGGAGTAATCTTGATGGTTTTTGTTTCAGCATCAAACACAAGGCGTGTGAGAAAAACGCCTTTTAGATACTTGCAAAGATCTTCCAACTCATAGAACAATAAATTATAAGAATCTATCTCTTTGTCTCTTTAAGTTTATGTCTCTAAAAATTACTTCTTAAAAAAATCCTTAAAAATCTTAAATACATCATAGCTTCCGAGACTAAACAACTAGCATTTTTCCAAAACGCCTAACTTCATGTTCAAACGCCTTGCAAACTTGGCTTAAGTAGAGAAAACTAGGACGGTGGATAAGGTTAAAAGTGTCTTTATCTTGTGCCTCAGAGATAAAATTTTACATGAACTCGCAAGGGAGAAGATCGCGTCAAAGATGTGGTTCAAATTTGAATCGTTTTATATGACCAATTTCTTTGATCTTAGATTATGTTTGAAACAACAAATCCACTCATTTTGGATTTTGGAGAACAAATATATTATGGAGTAATTTACGGAATTTCACAAAATTGTTGAAGACTTGCAAAATATTAAGGTAAATCCTGATGGTGAGGACAAGTGTATACTTTTATTGAGCAATTTATCTATATCTCTTAGCATTTCTGGGATATTTTTGTTTATGGTAAGAAAGACAATATCACCTTGAAAGAGGTCTCTCCAAACGAATATAATAATCAAGGAATTAACCAAGATGAAAGAGTTGAAAGTTGACGATAATGGATAAGATTTCACTATTTCAAGAGGGATGAATGAGAGAGCAAGGTAACCCAAACAAGAAAGAAATCTAGGTTCAAGTCCAAGTCTAAAGGGTTTTAAAGTCGAAGTACACAATCTTCCTTTTTCATAAAACAGATCACTTAAAGAAAGATTGTCCTGAGAAGGAGAGAAAATATGGTTCTGTATAGAATGAGATTTTCTTGGATGAGGTCGATCATGAGAGTATGGTTGCACTAGTGTAACGAATTTGAAAATGCAAAAGAGTTTAGTCATGGATTTTAAATGCTCTTATCATATGTTTATAAGGAAGCAATATTTTGATACTTATGAGTTAAAAGAAGTGAAAAAAAATTTGACTCGATAATTAAGGGTGGCAAACGAGCATGTCCACCCTATTTAGGTCCGCCCCGCAAAAGCTCACAAAAAACGGAGGGAACATAGTTGAGGGTGCGAACCTAAAATTTTGACTCGCACCACGCTAAAAGTGAGGACAGGGCGAGGCGGGCCCA includes these proteins:
- the LOC127117656 gene encoding calcium-dependent protein kinase 2; the protein is MGICLSKKESDPDQRQVDSSHRNPNPNSNHNHNHNSNHNHNSNHNHNHKNNEPHVNQSKPKAPSQHASSTKHAHRSDTNTILGKQFEDVKQVYTIGKELGRGQFGVTYRCTQNSTGLKYACKSISKRKLVSTADKEDIKREVQLMQHMSGQPNIVEFKGAYEDRNSVHVVMELCAGGELFDRIIAKGHYSERAASSICRQIVNVVQICHFMGVMHRDLKPENFLLSSKDDKAIIKVTDFGLSIFIEEGKVYRDIVGSAYYVAPEVLRRRYGKEVDIWSAGVILYILLCGVPPFWAETEKGIFEAILQGHIDFENRPWPSITNSAKDLVRRMLIQDPKKRITATQVLEHPWLKEGGSASDKPIDSAVLSRMKQFRAMNKLKKLALKVIAENLSSEEIQGLKAMFTNMDTDKSGTITYEELRTGLHRLGSKLTEAEVRQLMEAADVDGNGTIDYIEFITATMHRHRLERDEHLYKAFKHFDKDNSGFITRDELETAMKEYGMGDADTIKEIISEVDTDNDGRINYEEFCTMMRSGVHQQGKLF
- the LOC127117657 gene encoding protein translation factor SUI1 homolog, whose protein sequence is MVDIQIPSTFDPFAEAKESDAPGTKEYVHIRIQQRNGKKSLTTVQGLKKEFSYEKILKDLKKEFCCNGNVVNCKDLGKIIQLQGDQRKNVSHFLVHAGLVRKDNIKIHGF